Proteins from a single region of Nasonia vitripennis strain AsymCx chromosome 3 unlocalized genomic scaffold, Nvit_psr_1.1 chr3_random0005, whole genome shotgun sequence:
- the LOC116416699 gene encoding uncharacterized protein LOC116416699 encodes MDLIDMPIDMRSSPERTNKTKSKSDMNHIRISDGVNGVSNNNLNIVKIIEDKIKESLAKDNKGGNGGINPTNESNKNKIIIEVSSKESNVMRSYKLTTGMKFEIFEDYLMPKVKIKRLDYVFDKKKCEDVNETKLIEDKHRVRDIIINHIDIEYYTKMIDIKEPIEMVEKLKELKTFETRITRLTARNDLNNLRYDVNKHKASEFWDLFEEKVKVYENTPNADKLPEKDKKDLFIQAIKDAVPNVTVADCLLEESTGREMTYSQLKKFILQEEALRPQRQPPKSAFNAGFRGGKRGEQFQRRGKDDVRCYSCGKNGHIRRDCPTPGEVVCYNCNKVGNHISTSCPEPFRYNRRKPTGGEQGPASKRAKLEPAHNQGRGRPDWTGQGGHNQGATRGDGAGSINRGRGGNRGRGGRSARGRGASAHFGYMENPEQDQY; translated from the coding sequence ATGGATCTGATCGATATGCCGATTGACATGAGGTCGTCACCAGAAAGGACAAACAAGACCAAAAGTAAATCTGATATGAATCATATAAGAATATCTGATGGAGTGAATGGGGTAAGCAATAATAATCTAAACAtagttaaaattatagaagataaaattaaagaatcGTTAGCTAAGGATAATAAGGGAGGAAATGGCGGAATAAACCCAACTAATGAAAGTAACAAGAATAAAATCATAATTGAGGTTTCTAGCAAAGAGAGTAATGTGATGCGAAGTTATAAGTTAACTACTGGGATGAAGTTTGAGATTTTTGAAGATTATTTGATGCCTAAGGTTAAAATCAAAAGGTTAGACTATGTGTTTGATAAAAAGAAATGTGAGGATGTGAATGAAACTAAATTAATTGAGGATAAGCATAGAGTTCGAGATATCATAATCAATCATATTGACATAGAATATTACACTAAAATGATAGATATTAAAGAACCTATTGAAATGGTGGAAAAACTAAAGGAATTAAAAACGTTTGAAACTAGAATCACGCGATTAACTGCAAGAAACGATTTAAACAACTTAAGATATGATGTAAATAAGCATAAAGCTTCTGAATTTTGGGATTTGTTTGAGGAAAAAGTGAAAGTATATGAAAATACGCCTAATGCTGATAAATTACcggaaaaagataaaaaggatCTGTTTATACAAGCAATCAAAGATGCGGTGCCCAACGTAACTGTGGCTGATTGTCTACTTGAGGAATCGACTGGGCGAGAAATGACGTAcagtcaattaaaaaaatttattttgcagGAGGAAGCTTTGAGACCGCAGAGGCAACCACCTAAGTCCGCGTTCAACGCCGGATTTCGAGGAGGCAAGAGAGGAGAGCAATTTCAGAGAAGAGGGAAGGATGATGTCAGGTGTTATTCGTGCGGCAAGAATGGACACATCAGGAGAGATTGTCCGACCCCAGGAGAGGTGGTATGTTACAATTGTAACAAGGTTGGAAATCACATCTCTACTTCCTGCCCGGAGCCATTCCGATATAATAGGAGGAAGCCGACTGGAGGGGAGCAGGGACCAGCTAGCAAAAGGGCGAAACTGGAACCTGCTCACAACCAAGGACGTGGAAGACCAGACTGGACGGGCCAAGGAGGCCACAACCAAGGAGCCACGAGAGGTGATGGTGCAGGTTCGATTAACCGAGGACGTGGAGGCAACAGAGGACGAGGAGGCAGAAGTGCTAGAGGCAGAGGTGCCTCAGCCCATTTCGGCTACATGGAAAACCCAGAGCAAGATCAATATTAA